A DNA window from Acidimicrobiales bacterium contains the following coding sequences:
- a CDS encoding TetR/AcrR family transcriptional regulator, whose amino-acid sequence MSDLVPATRDRILEGALLAMGRVGMRRLTMSDVSERSGVSRGTVYRYFPSKEDLLAVLAEYERDRFSEGLRSALADVPGTELGLGTVAEYILGYLRRHPALTLLIETEPAFVLGFLRQQLPVFHQITAELLDPVMQNAVPVKEGWISVAELNELLLRVVLSVFLVPGESRQEVVGTLEGALESLIRLAEGRQREPLNRRAARPRQSPSP is encoded by the coding sequence ATGAGCGACCTCGTGCCCGCCACCCGGGACCGGATCCTCGAAGGAGCCCTTCTCGCGATGGGCCGCGTCGGGATGCGCCGGCTCACCATGAGCGACGTCAGCGAGCGTTCGGGCGTGTCCCGGGGGACGGTTTACCGGTACTTCCCCTCGAAGGAGGATCTCCTCGCGGTTCTCGCCGAGTACGAGAGAGACAGGTTCTCGGAGGGGTTGCGCAGCGCGCTGGCAGACGTGCCAGGGACCGAACTCGGCCTCGGCACCGTCGCCGAGTACATCCTCGGCTATCTCCGCCGGCACCCGGCGCTGACGTTGTTGATCGAGACAGAGCCCGCGTTCGTGCTCGGTTTTCTGCGCCAGCAGCTGCCCGTGTTCCATCAGATCACTGCCGAGCTTCTCGATCCGGTCATGCAAAACGCCGTCCCGGTGAAGGAGGGCTGGATCAGCGTCGCCGAACTGAACGAGCTGCTGCTGCGCGTGGTGCTGTCGGTGTTCCTCGTGCCCGGCGAATCCAGGCAGGAAGTGGTCGGAACCCTCGAAGGGGCATTGGAGAGCCTGATCCGCCTGGCGGAAGGGCGGCAGCGGGAGCCGCTTAATCGCCGGGCAGCTCGACCTCGACAGTCGCCTTCGCCATAA